TTTCATCGGCTCGCCCAGCAGGATAATCACGTCTTTGCCTTTCACGTCCAGCCCGGTATAGTCGGAGTAGCCGTCCTGCTCAATGCCGTAGCCCGCAAACACGGGCTGCACGGTAGTAGGCTGCTGGAAGGGGGAGGTGCCGGCAGCATAGAAATCAGTGAGCCACTTGTAGCTCTGGCTGCCAATTTTCAGCGTGGGAGCCTTAGCGGCATCCCAGCTGGAGCGCACCATAGTGAAGTGCTGAATGTAGGGATTGTCCGAGTTCGGCACCGGGCCGGCGAGGCCCAGCTCCTGGAAGCGCTTGGCAATGTACTCAGCGGCCATTTTCTGGCCTTTTTCGCCGGTTTCGCGGCCTTCATACTCATCAGAGGCCAGCACGGTGAGGTGGCGGCGCAGGTCTTCCTGCGTGATGGTTTCGGCGTAGGTCTGTTTCACGTCCGCCGGAGCAGGGGCGGCCACTGGGGCTGCGGCTTCCATTACCGGAGCGGTGGTTTTCTCGGTTTTCGGCTTGTGCTTAACCTTAATCTTGTGCTTGGTGGGGGCTTGTTGGGCCACCGCCGCGGTGCTGCATAGGGTGGCCAGCAGCAGCGCATACAGGGAATGATGCTTCATACGAATCTAAAAGGCGGGAGAAAAAGAAGTTAGGAGCAAAGACACCAGCTTAGGGAAAAGCTTGCATGCCCCCGAAAAAATTCCGGAACTGAATTTTAAGAATGGGTAATCAACACCGATGCGTAGGCGGCCACGCCTTCCTGCCGGCCCACAAAGCCCAGCTTTTCGGTGGTAGTGGCTTTAATGGATATATCCTCGGCAGGAATGCCCATTACCTCAGAGAGCACGCGCTGCATTTCCGCAATGTGCGGGTTCACTTTGGGCTGCTCCAGGCATATGGTAGAGTCGATGTTGCTCACCTGGTAGTTTTGCTCGCGCAGGAGGCGCATCACCTCGGCCAGCAGGCGCTTGCTGTCGATGCCTTTGTACTGCGGGTCGGTGTCGGGGAAGTGGTAGCCGATGTCGCGCAGGTTGGCGGCGCCCAGCAGCGCATCACAAATAACGTGGATGAGCACGTCGGCATCGGAGTGGCCCAGTGCGCCGTGGGTGTGCGGAATCTGAATGCCGCCGAGCCAGAAGGGCAGGCCCTCGCGGAGTTGATGAACGTCGTACCCGAAGCCGGTGCGGATCTTCATAAGGAGCAGAAAAAGGAAAATGTGGGCCTACAAGGTACAACCGTCGGCGCGTTTTTCCGGTCTGGCGGTACGGTGGCTCCCCAGGCGTAAAGAAAATGCCTGAAAATCAGCACTGATCTAAAGTAAACGCCGGGCTTCTGCGTCAGAAATACTACTGACCAGCCCCCAACCTAAAAACATATAAAAAAATTAATGGAAACTTTGAAGTCATGCAAAGTTTCCATTGTACCTTTGCTCCCGCAATGGAAATTAAAGACCGGATTTTAGTAGGGGCAATAGAGCTGTTTATGCGGAATGGCATCCGTAGCGTGTCGATGGATGATATAGCCAGCCGCCTGGGCATGTCGAAAAAGACGCTTTACAAATGGTTTGAAAACAAAGACCAGATTGTGCTGGCCGTGATGCAGCAGCATCTTCATAAAGAAGAAGGCGAATGTGAAACGGCCTTCGGCAAAGGCGACAATGCCCTGGAAGCCATGTTTAACATGATTGACTGGCACCGCGACATGCTGGCTAATATTCACCCCGGCATTTTTCACGACCTGCAGAAATACTACCCCCAGGCCTGGACGCTGTTTGATGAGCATAAAAACACCTTCATTCTGGCCAAAATAGCCGCTAACATTCAGCGGGGCATGGAAGAAGGCCTTTACCGCCCTGATCTGGATGTGGAGGTGCTGGCCCGCCTGCACCTGGCCGAAATAGAGCTGATGTTTAACAACGTGGTGTTTCCGCCCAAGCAGTTTGGCCTGCAGCGGGTGAACTCGGCCATGATAGAGCACTTCCTGATTGGCGTTTCCACCATCAAAGGCCACCAACTGATCAACGAATACCGTCAGGCGACGGAAGAATAGCCCTTTCCCTTCTTAACATCTATGAAAAACACGCTTCGCTTCCTGCTGCTGCTCGCGGTGCTGGGCTTTCTGGGACTGCACGAGCTGCTGGCCCAGACGCCTTCCACGGGTCAGACAGTGGCTTCCTCAACCCCTATGCCCCTCACGCTGCAGCAGGCCATTGATTATGCTCTGCAGAACAAATCCACGCTGCAGTCTACCCGCCTGAATGAGCAGGTAGCCAAAGCCCGCGTGGGCGAGATTCGCTCCCAGGGCCTGCCCCAGATCAACGGGGCCGCCGGCATTACCGATAACTTTAAGCTGCAGAAGTCCCTGGTTGATTTCTCCCGCTTTGGGGGCGCGCCGCTCTCCGGCACCACGCTTACCCAAGAGGATATTGTGAAGGCCCAAAGCGGCCCGGTGGTGCTGCAGCCCAAGTACGGCGAAGCGCCCCAGACCGGTCCTACGCCGCTGGCCTTTGGCCTGCAGTATGCCGGCAACGCCGCCATTTCGGCTTCCCAGCTGCTGTTTGATGGCTCTTACCTGCTGGGCCTGAAAGCGGCCAGCGTGTACGAGAAGCTCTCCGTAAAGCAAACCAGGCAAAGCGAAATTGATGTGGTAGAGCAGGTAAGCAAAGCTTACTACAGCACGCTGGTGGCCCGCGAGCGGCTGAAGCTGCTGGCCCGCAACGTTACCCGCCTTGATACCTTATTATACCAGACCACCCAAACCTATAAAGAAGGGTTTGTGGAGAAGCTGGACGTGCAGCGCCTGCAGGTGCAGGCCAACAACCTGAAGATTGAGCAGCAGAAAGCCCAGCGTCTGGTAGACCTGAGCGTAGACCTGCTCCGCTTCCAGATGGGCCTGGATCAGCGCCAGCCCATTGTGCTGGCCGACTCCCTGGACGCCGCCATTACGGGGGCGCAAACATCGGTACAGACCACTGATAACTTCAATTACAGCAACCGCATTGAGTACTCCGTGCTGGAAACGCAGCGCGACCTGGCTGTGCTGGACGTGCGCAACCGCCGCTCGGGCTACCTGCCCAAGCTGAACCTGGTGGCCGCCTACGGTGTCACCGGCTCCGACCCCCGCTTTGGCGGCCTGATGGAGTTCCGCGGCCCGGACTCCCGCAACGCGGCCGGCTACATCAACCAGAACTGGTTTGGTTTCGGCAATGTGGGCCTGCAGCTGCAGCTGCCCGTGTTCGATGGCTTCCGCAAGAAGTACTCTATTCAGCAGGCCAAGCTGGCCCTGGAGCAGGTAAACAAAGGCTTTACCACCCTGCAGCAGAGCGTGGATCTGCAGCGCCAGCAGGGCGAAACCACCCTGCAGAACTCGCTGGACGTGCTGAATAACCAAAAAGCCAACCTGGACCTGGCCACCGAAGTAGCCCGCGTTTCGAAA
The Hymenobacter sp. DG25B genome window above contains:
- the ispF gene encoding 2-C-methyl-D-erythritol 2,4-cyclodiphosphate synthase — translated: MKIRTGFGYDVHQLREGLPFWLGGIQIPHTHGALGHSDADVLIHVICDALLGAANLRDIGYHFPDTDPQYKGIDSKRLLAEVMRLLREQNYQVSNIDSTICLEQPKVNPHIAEMQRVLSEVMGIPAEDISIKATTTEKLGFVGRQEGVAAYASVLITHS
- a CDS encoding TetR/AcrR family transcriptional regulator, translated to MEIKDRILVGAIELFMRNGIRSVSMDDIASRLGMSKKTLYKWFENKDQIVLAVMQQHLHKEEGECETAFGKGDNALEAMFNMIDWHRDMLANIHPGIFHDLQKYYPQAWTLFDEHKNTFILAKIAANIQRGMEEGLYRPDLDVEVLARLHLAEIELMFNNVVFPPKQFGLQRVNSAMIEHFLIGVSTIKGHQLINEYRQATEE
- a CDS encoding TolC family protein; this translates as MKNTLRFLLLLAVLGFLGLHELLAQTPSTGQTVASSTPMPLTLQQAIDYALQNKSTLQSTRLNEQVAKARVGEIRSQGLPQINGAAGITDNFKLQKSLVDFSRFGGAPLSGTTLTQEDIVKAQSGPVVLQPKYGEAPQTGPTPLAFGLQYAGNAAISASQLLFDGSYLLGLKAASVYEKLSVKQTRQSEIDVVEQVSKAYYSTLVARERLKLLARNVTRLDTLLYQTTQTYKEGFVEKLDVQRLQVQANNLKIEQQKAQRLVDLSVDLLRFQMGLDQRQPIVLADSLDAAITGAQTSVQTTDNFNYSNRIEYSVLETQRDLAVLDVRNRRSGYLPKLNLVAAYGVTGSDPRFGGLMEFRGPDSRNAAGYINQNWFGFGNVGLQLQLPVFDGFRKKYSIQQAKLALEQVNKGFTTLQQSVDLQRQQGETTLQNSLDVLNNQKANLDLATEVARVSKIKFQEGVGSNLEVITAETDLRQAQTNYYAALYDVLVAKVDFAKANGSLYQAQK